CGATTCCATCGCCGACGGACAACAACAGGAGCGTGTTCCGCACCCCTCCGGGGGTGCGGCACCATTGAAACGGGGTAGCGTCCCCGAAGCCACTCAACGGCGCCGGGGTTCCGCACCCCTCCGGGGGTGCGGCACCATTGAAACGCTCCGGCCGCGTCCATCTCCGCGGCATCGTATTCGTTCCGCACCCCTCCGGGGGTGCGGCACCATTGAAACTGCCGCAGGTCGAACATGCTACGCAACGGCTCAAGGGGTTCCGCACCCCTCCGGGGGTGCGGCACCATTGAAACTGGTTAGAGCACGTGTCGCCCGTCCACCATCACTGGCGTTCCGCACCCCTCCGGGGGTGCGGCACCATTGAAACGAAGAACGCGCGCTGCATCGGAGGATCATCTCTTCATGGTTCCGCACCCCTCCGGGGGTGCGGCACCATTGAAACGGCGGTCGAGAAGTTTCGGCTGCCGTCGGCCCGATCGGTTCCGCACTCCTCCGGGGGTGCGGCACCATTGAAACGGGGTATGGCGGCCCTCGCTTTCCTCGCGTGAGCCTGGTTCCGCACCCCTCCGGGGGTGCGGAACCATTGAAGCAAGTTCGCCCTCAAGTTTTGGATATCCACCCTGCTGATTTTCCTCGCGTTGGGGTTGCTTGGGTGGGTGGTCACCTTGGTAATGCTAAGGTTGTTGGTTTCGCTGCTTCAAGAGGTGTCTAGGTTGAGCGGGTGAGCAGGTCTGTAGGGGAGTCTCAGGTTGGAAGCCAATGGGTGAGCGATAGCGCTCCCCCTGGCGTCGTGTTGAGGTTCGTCCTCACCCTACGCTTCGGAGGCCCTTGTCCCTCTTGTGACTCCCCTCTCCCTCTTCCACACACACCCCACACCCCACACCCCACTCCCCTATCAGGCGAGGAGTTCGGTACGCAGGATTTTCACCTGCATGGGGGCGGTGAAACGGAGGCGGGCCTGGCGGCCGCGCAGCCAAACCACTTCGAGCGTGACCTGTTCGCCCAGGTGAATCGTTTGGCCGGGTCGTCGTCCGATGACGAGGTGGCCGACGTGCTCGGCTAGTTCGGGCGGGGGCGGCGGGCTAGGCGCGTCGAGGATCTCGCCGCGGCGGATTCTCACGGCGCGGGGTCCGCACAGGTGGATCCGCACGTCTTGACTGGTGAGTTTGCGAATGTCGATCCGGACCTCGATGGGGGGGTCGGCGGTTGGTGGCACGGCCTGGCGTGAGGCGGCATGGGGCGGGGTGGGGGTGGGGTTAGAAACCCAGCGCCTGGGGAGGAGCACCACCAACCCTTCCCCTTCCGAGCGGGTCACCACCAAGCGGCCGGATCGTTCGGCTGGGGCTGGGTCAGGTTGGGTGGGGGGCGGGGGCGGGTTGGGTTGAGGGGACGAACCGGGACGGACCAGACGGCTGGATTGGTCCAGCGGGTCACGCCGGCAACGCCTGCGTGCCAAGGGGGCCGCGGGACGGGTTCGCTCTCCCAGTGAACCACCACTGGGAAGAATCCATTCAAGGGGCGATGACGCTTCATGCATCGACGCCGTTCCTTATGCAAAGGGTGTCGAAATCAACGAAGCAACGTCTTGATTGGGGGACGGTCGGGCAAACTCAACGATTGGTGCGGGTCAAGACCAATCCCGTTCCACTATCGCGGGCCCGCGCCACTCCAAACGACTAGAGGGGGAGGAAGGCCGTGACGCGGTTGGAAGGAAACTCTCAGGCCACGACAAACCACCGCGATCGTTAGTCAACGCCCGTGGTGAGTTGAGTCCAATCGAATAAGCGGGGTGGAACCAATCCAAGATGCGGAGATCCATCGCCTCTTGAATTCCACCAAAGTGTACTGTCGAGGGTGAAATTACGACATCGTGGCTGGTTTGTCAAACAAAAATCTCCGGAAACGATAGATTTTCGGATCAGGGACGAACGAGCGGCTTGGGGGTGATGGTTGAGCGGGTTTGGAACCGGACATGGCTGGGGATTTGGGGGGGCTTGATGGGTTTGAGTTGAGATTTGAGCGCGGTGGGGAGTGGAACAGGTCAGCGGTGGGGACGGGGCAGAATGTGTCGCAGGCGTTGCCGCCAGGCGTGACGTTCGGCGTTGGGGATGGCCAGGGTCCAGGCCAGGAGGAGGGCGGTCA
The nucleotide sequence above comes from Isosphaera pallida ATCC 43644. Encoded proteins:
- a CDS encoding carbon storage regulator, translating into MHEASSPLEWILPSGGSLGERTRPAAPLARRRCRRDPLDQSSRLVRPGSSPQPNPPPPPTQPDPAPAERSGRLVVTRSEGEGLVVLLPRRWVSNPTPTPPHAASRQAVPPTADPPIEVRIDIRKLTSQDVRIHLCGPRAVRIRRGEILDAPSPPPPPELAEHVGHLVIGRRPGQTIHLGEQVTLEVVWLRGRQARLRFTAPMQVKILRTELLA